Proteins encoded within one genomic window of Triticum aestivum cultivar Chinese Spring chromosome 2D, IWGSC CS RefSeq v2.1, whole genome shotgun sequence:
- the LOC123053464 gene encoding histone H3.3 produces the protein MARTKQTARKSTGGKAPRKQLATKAARKSAPTTGGVKKPHRYRPGTVALREIRKYQKSTELLIRKLPFQRLVREIAQDFKTDLRFQSHAVLALQEAAEAYLVGLFEDTNLCAIHAKRVTIMPKDIQLARRIRGERA, from the exons ATGGCTCGTACTAAGCAGACTGCTCGTAAGTCCACTGGAGGAAAGGCTCCAAGGAAGCAGTTGGCCACCAAG GCTGCCCGTAAGTCTGCTCCCACCACTGGAGGAGTGAAGAAGCCTCACCGTTACCGCCCTGGAACTGTTGCTCTTCG TGAGATCCGCAAGTACCAGAAGAGCACTGAGCTGCTCATAAGGAAGCTTCCTTTCCAGAGGCTTGTTAGGGAGATTGCCCAGGACTTCAAG ACTGACCTCCGCTTCCAGAGCCATGCGGTGCTGGCCCTTCAGGAGGCTGCAGAGGCCTACTTGGTGGGTCTCTTCGAGGACACCAACCTGTGCGCCATCCATGCCAAGCGCGTGACCATCATGCCCAAGGACATTCAGCTGGCTAGGAGGATCCGTGGCGAGAGGGCTTAA